In the Agrococcus sp. Marseille-Q4369 genome, one interval contains:
- the pgl gene encoding 6-phosphogluconolactonase, translating to MKPVVHADRAALVATVADAIESLIAELVERQGRATIALTGGSVGTELLAALADRTIAWQRLVLTWSDERFVEAGSSDRNATQAREALIDRVAIPSDRVRELPAADGGSLDAAAEAATAMLRELGPIDLTLLGMGPDAHVASLFPGLPGVRAGGSAVIAVRDSPKPPPERLSFTLEAINASDRVWLVVAGADKADAVARVLGGADLAEAPAVGVAGRLETLMHLDAEAASRL from the coding sequence ATGAAGCCGGTCGTCCACGCCGATCGAGCGGCACTCGTCGCGACCGTCGCCGACGCGATCGAATCCCTCATCGCGGAGCTCGTCGAGCGGCAGGGCCGCGCGACGATCGCGCTCACCGGCGGCTCGGTCGGCACCGAGCTGCTCGCAGCGCTCGCCGATCGCACGATCGCCTGGCAGCGCCTCGTGCTCACCTGGAGCGACGAGCGCTTCGTCGAAGCAGGCTCGAGCGATCGCAATGCGACGCAGGCGCGCGAGGCGCTCATCGACCGCGTCGCGATCCCGAGCGACCGGGTGCGCGAGCTCCCGGCGGCCGACGGCGGTTCGCTCGACGCCGCGGCGGAGGCCGCGACCGCGATGCTGCGCGAGCTCGGTCCCATCGACCTGACGCTGCTCGGCATGGGACCCGACGCGCACGTCGCGTCGCTCTTCCCCGGGCTGCCGGGCGTGCGCGCCGGCGGGTCCGCCGTGATCGCGGTGCGCGACTCCCCCAAGCCGCCGCCCGAGCGCTTGAGCTTCACGCTCGAGGCGATCAACGCATCCGACCGGGTCTGGCTCGTGGTCGCGGGCGCCGACAAGGCGGATGCGGTGGCCCGCGTGCTCGGCGGAGCCGACCTCGCCGAGGCGCCCGCGGTGGGCGTCGCGGGGCGGCTCGAGACGCTCATGCACCTCGACGCCGAGGCCGCCTCGCGGCTCTAG
- a CDS encoding glucose-6-phosphate isomerase: MTFTITASGAAQEAIERVVPQLVVDGVAGRLVSGDATLWGEAAEPEASVRLGWVDAAASTAGLVDDIEALRKQLRQRGVDRIALAGMGGSSLAPEVITRTAGVHLTVLDSTEPGQVRRALRDGLARTALVVSSKSGSTLETDSQRRAFEQAYRDAGIDPVERIIVVTDPGSPLDQDARRAGYRVFNADPNVGGRYSALTAFGIVPSGLAGVDVRSLLEEAIAALPEISEDADDNPGLRLAAAIAGTRPLRDKLAFVADGTHIVGLGDWAEQLIAESTGKDGVGILPVVLEKHAPELAAELPDLQVVRLVGSAREAQHVEPGEIEVAGTLGAQFLVWEFATAVAGRLLGINPFDQPDVESAKVAARGLLDALEPPAAAEHVDAGIELRGTAGVVHGSLEASVDALLARLTGEGYLAIHAYLDRIGQPRFERLREAFAARTGRPVTFGWGPRFLHSTGQYHKGGTPNGVFLQLLGQPHEDLEIPGRSFTFGQLLQAQASGDASVLAEHGRPVLTLTLDDLDEGLDRLLAAARR, translated from the coding sequence ATGACGTTCACGATCACGGCCTCGGGCGCCGCGCAGGAGGCGATCGAGCGGGTCGTGCCGCAGCTCGTCGTCGACGGCGTCGCCGGGCGGCTCGTCTCGGGCGACGCGACGCTGTGGGGCGAGGCGGCCGAGCCCGAGGCCTCCGTGCGGCTCGGCTGGGTCGACGCCGCCGCCTCGACGGCGGGGCTCGTCGACGACATCGAGGCGCTGCGCAAGCAGCTGCGGCAGCGCGGCGTCGACCGCATCGCGCTCGCCGGCATGGGCGGCTCTTCGCTCGCGCCCGAGGTTATCACGCGCACCGCGGGCGTGCACCTCACGGTGCTCGACTCGACCGAGCCGGGCCAGGTGCGGCGAGCGCTGCGCGACGGGCTCGCACGCACGGCGCTCGTCGTCTCATCGAAGTCGGGCTCGACGCTCGAGACCGACAGCCAGCGCCGCGCCTTCGAGCAGGCGTACCGCGATGCGGGCATCGACCCGGTCGAGCGCATCATCGTCGTGACCGATCCGGGCTCGCCGCTCGACCAGGATGCGCGTCGCGCGGGCTACCGCGTGTTCAACGCCGACCCGAACGTGGGCGGCCGCTACTCCGCGCTCACCGCCTTCGGCATCGTGCCCTCGGGCCTCGCGGGCGTCGACGTGCGCTCGCTGCTCGAGGAGGCGATCGCGGCGCTGCCCGAGATCTCCGAGGACGCCGACGACAACCCGGGGCTCCGGCTCGCCGCCGCGATCGCGGGCACGCGGCCGCTGCGCGACAAGCTCGCGTTCGTCGCGGACGGCACCCACATCGTCGGCCTCGGCGACTGGGCCGAGCAGCTCATCGCCGAGTCGACGGGCAAGGACGGCGTCGGCATCCTGCCGGTCGTGCTCGAGAAGCACGCCCCCGAGCTCGCCGCCGAGCTGCCGGACCTGCAGGTCGTGCGCCTCGTCGGCTCCGCCCGCGAGGCGCAGCACGTCGAGCCGGGCGAGATCGAGGTCGCCGGCACGCTCGGGGCGCAGTTCCTCGTCTGGGAGTTCGCGACCGCCGTCGCCGGCAGGCTGCTGGGCATCAACCCGTTCGACCAGCCCGACGTCGAGTCGGCGAAGGTCGCCGCGCGCGGCCTGCTCGACGCGCTCGAGCCGCCCGCGGCCGCCGAGCACGTCGACGCGGGGATCGAGCTGCGCGGCACCGCCGGCGTCGTGCACGGCTCGCTCGAGGCATCCGTCGACGCCCTGCTCGCCCGGCTCACGGGCGAGGGCTACCTCGCGATCCACGCGTACCTCGACCGCATCGGGCAGCCTCGCTTCGAGCGCTTGCGCGAGGCGTTCGCCGCGCGCACCGGCCGACCCGTCACCTTCGGCTGGGGCCCGCGCTTCCTGCACTCGACGGGGCAGTACCACAAGGGCGGCACGCCGAACGGCGTGTTCCTGCAGCTGCTCGGCCAGCCGCACGAGGACCTCGAGATCCCTGGCCGCTCGTTCACGTTCGGGCAGCTGCTGCAGGCGCAGGCGTCGGGCGACGCGAGCGTGCTCGCCGAGCACGGCAGGCCCGTGCTCACCCTCACGCTCGACGACCTCGACGAGGGGCTCGACCGGCTCCTCGCGGCCGCCCGGCGATGA
- a CDS encoding RNA polymerase-binding protein RbpA, producing the protein MASGGSAIRGSRVGAGPMGEQDRGFHAERVAVSYWDAMGNETVRYFAADLPEDEIPEVIDSPSTGLPAGRDKASPPQVAKNEPYKTHLAYVKERRTPEEAAELLEEALQKLRSAEGRG; encoded by the coding sequence ATGGCTTCCGGAGGCAGTGCGATCCGTGGTTCGCGCGTCGGCGCGGGCCCCATGGGCGAGCAGGACCGGGGCTTCCACGCCGAGCGCGTGGCGGTCTCCTACTGGGACGCGATGGGCAACGAGACGGTCCGCTACTTCGCGGCCGACCTCCCCGAGGACGAGATCCCCGAGGTGATCGACTCGCCGTCGACCGGGCTCCCGGCCGGCCGCGACAAGGCCAGCCCGCCCCAGGTCGCCAAGAACGAGCCGTACAAGACGCACCTCGCCTATGTGAAGGAGCGCCGCACGCCGGAGGAGGCAGCCGAGCTGCTCGAGGAGGCGCTGCAGAAGCTCCGCTCCGCCGAGGGGCGCGGCTGA
- the tal gene encoding transaldolase codes for MNENTRALSDAGVSIWLDDLSRQRIESGTLAALITERDVVGVTTNPTIFANAIAQGESYEAAIHELAADGASVDEVITALTTRDVADACDLFADLYASTDGFDGRVSIEVDPGHARDTEATVAQAAELHRLVGRENVLIKIPATQQGLEAIAATIAAGISVNVTLIFSLERYRDVINAYLTGLERAQQAGLDLSKIHSVASFFVSRVDSEIDKRLETIGTDEALALKSKAGLANAHLAYRVWQESFDSERAKALLDAGANTQRPLWASTGVKDPSLPDTLYVTELVAPHTVNTMPEKTLEALADHGRIEGDRVSGRGGEADAVLESLERVGVSYTEVVELLETEGLEKFDASWAELVETVRGHLEQAGAEA; via the coding sequence ATGAACGAGAACACCCGGGCGCTCTCCGACGCGGGCGTCAGCATCTGGCTCGACGACCTCTCGCGGCAGCGCATCGAGAGCGGCACGCTCGCCGCGCTCATCACCGAGCGCGACGTGGTCGGCGTCACGACGAACCCGACGATCTTCGCGAACGCGATCGCCCAGGGCGAGTCGTACGAGGCGGCGATCCACGAGCTCGCGGCGGACGGCGCGAGCGTCGACGAGGTGATCACGGCGCTCACGACCCGTGACGTCGCCGACGCGTGCGACCTCTTCGCCGACCTCTACGCATCCACCGACGGCTTCGACGGGCGCGTGTCGATCGAGGTCGACCCCGGCCACGCGCGCGACACCGAGGCCACCGTCGCGCAGGCCGCCGAGCTGCACCGCCTCGTCGGTCGCGAGAACGTGCTCATCAAGATCCCCGCGACGCAGCAGGGCCTCGAGGCGATCGCCGCGACGATCGCGGCGGGCATCAGCGTCAACGTCACGCTCATCTTCTCGCTCGAGCGCTACCGCGACGTCATCAACGCCTACCTCACGGGGCTCGAGCGCGCGCAGCAGGCGGGGCTCGACCTGTCGAAGATCCACTCGGTCGCGTCGTTCTTCGTCTCGCGCGTCGACTCCGAGATCGACAAGCGGCTCGAGACGATCGGCACCGACGAGGCGCTCGCGCTCAAGAGCAAGGCCGGCCTCGCGAACGCCCACCTCGCCTATCGCGTCTGGCAGGAGTCGTTCGACTCCGAGCGCGCGAAGGCGCTGCTCGACGCGGGTGCGAACACGCAGCGGCCGCTGTGGGCGTCGACGGGCGTCAAGGACCCGTCGCTGCCCGACACGCTCTACGTGACCGAGCTCGTCGCTCCGCACACGGTCAACACGATGCCGGAGAAGACGCTCGAGGCGCTCGCCGACCACGGCCGCATCGAGGGCGACCGGGTCTCGGGCCGCGGTGGCGAGGCGGATGCGGTGCTCGAGTCGCTCGAGCGCGTGGGCGTCTCCTACACCGAGGTCGTCGAGCTGCTCGAGACCGAGGGCCTCGAGAAGTTCGACGCGTCGTGGGCCGAGCTCGTCGAGACCGTGCGCGGCCACCTCGAGCAGGCGGGAGCGGAGGCATGA
- the zwf gene encoding glucose-6-phosphate dehydrogenase: MAPAPAVTIAAGRNPLRDPSDQRLTRIPGPNAMTFFGVTGDLARKKLLPAVYDLANRGLLPPGFGLVGFGRRDWDDEGFARMVRESVQQHARTAFRESVWRQLAEGIRFVQGDFDDDAAFDRLAEVLAELDRTRGTMGNHAFYLSIPPNAFPVVTQQLKRSGLAEGEGDRWRRVVIEKPFGHDLESARELGQVVESVFPADSVFRIDHYLGKETVQNILALRFANALWEPIWNANHIDHVQITMAEDIGVGGRAGYYDGIGAARDVIQNHLLQLFALTAMEEPVSFDAADLRVEKEKVLRAARVPLPLEHSSARGQYDAGWHGGTHVKGFLEEDGMRPDSATETYAAIKLEVDTRRWSGVPFYLRAGKRLGRRVTEIAIVFKRASQYLFEESDIRTMSENALVIRVQPDEGVSMRFGSKVPGHGMHVRDVTMDFGYGHAFTEESPEAYERLILDVLLGDPPLFPRHEEVELSWKILDPIEEHWEAQGGPIDQYEPGSWGPRSAHELLARDGRHWRRP, translated from the coding sequence GTGGCGCCGGCTCCGGCCGTCACGATCGCGGCGGGCCGGAACCCGCTGCGCGACCCCTCCGACCAGCGCCTCACGCGCATCCCGGGTCCGAACGCGATGACCTTCTTCGGCGTCACGGGCGACCTCGCGCGGAAGAAGCTGCTGCCGGCGGTCTACGACCTCGCGAACCGCGGCCTGCTGCCGCCGGGCTTCGGCCTCGTCGGCTTCGGCCGTCGCGACTGGGACGACGAGGGCTTCGCGCGCATGGTGCGCGAATCGGTGCAGCAGCACGCGCGCACGGCCTTCCGGGAGTCGGTGTGGCGGCAGCTCGCCGAGGGCATCCGCTTCGTGCAGGGCGACTTCGACGACGACGCGGCCTTCGACCGGCTCGCCGAGGTGCTCGCCGAGCTCGACCGCACGCGCGGCACGATGGGCAACCACGCCTTCTACCTGTCGATCCCGCCGAACGCGTTCCCGGTCGTCACGCAGCAGCTCAAGCGCTCCGGCCTCGCCGAGGGCGAGGGCGACCGCTGGCGACGCGTGGTGATCGAGAAGCCGTTCGGGCACGACCTCGAGTCGGCGCGCGAGCTGGGCCAGGTCGTCGAGTCGGTGTTCCCGGCCGACAGCGTCTTCCGGATCGACCACTACCTCGGCAAGGAGACGGTGCAGAACATCCTCGCGCTGCGCTTCGCGAACGCGCTGTGGGAGCCGATCTGGAACGCCAACCACATCGACCACGTGCAGATCACGATGGCCGAGGACATCGGCGTCGGCGGCCGGGCCGGCTACTACGACGGCATCGGCGCGGCGCGCGACGTCATCCAGAACCACCTGCTGCAGCTCTTCGCGCTCACCGCGATGGAGGAGCCCGTCTCGTTCGACGCCGCCGACCTGCGGGTCGAGAAGGAGAAGGTGCTGCGCGCCGCGCGCGTGCCGCTCCCCCTCGAGCACTCGAGCGCACGCGGGCAGTACGACGCCGGCTGGCACGGCGGCACGCACGTGAAGGGCTTCCTCGAGGAGGACGGCATGCGGCCCGACTCGGCGACCGAGACCTACGCGGCGATCAAGCTCGAGGTCGACACCCGGCGCTGGTCGGGCGTGCCCTTCTACCTCCGCGCGGGCAAGCGCCTCGGCCGCCGCGTCACCGAGATCGCGATCGTCTTCAAGCGCGCCTCGCAGTACCTCTTCGAGGAGTCGGACATCCGCACGATGAGCGAGAACGCGCTCGTCATCCGCGTGCAGCCCGACGAGGGCGTCTCGATGCGCTTCGGCTCGAAGGTGCCGGGGCACGGCATGCACGTGCGCGACGTCACGATGGACTTCGGCTACGGCCATGCCTTCACCGAGGAGAGCCCAGAGGCCTACGAGCGCCTCATCCTCGACGTGCTGCTCGGCGACCCGCCGCTCTTCCCCCGGCACGAGGAGGTCGAGCTCTCCTGGAAGATCCTCGACCCGATCGAGGAGCACTGGGAGGCGCAGGGCGGCCCGATCGACCAGTACGAGCCCGGCTCGTGGGGGCCGCGGAGCGCGCACGAGCTGCTCGCCCGCGACGGACGGCACTGGAGGCGACCGTGA
- a CDS encoding glucose-6-phosphate dehydrogenase assembly protein OpcA — MIIRLSRTTTAEVQRRMLEIREEGGVVALGRVLTLVIHTQIGGEEEAIRAANQASREHPMRVIVVSRNPDHVNADEEPRLDAELRVGADAGASEVVLLQCYGELGSHLLGIVQGLLLPDAPVVAWWPSFMPETPSASQLGQISQRRITDSGKQPDPHAAIMTLAGCYQPGDTDLAWTRLTNWRAHLAALLDQPPFEPVHGGVVSGDLTNPSVHLMAAWLQLRLRVPIDKVEAGDTPTGSSGLHAVELHRSSGDSSLTRVRDSVGILRQPGQPEHHVALSTRGLEDQLAEELRKLAPDDMYRQVLASTLEEAA, encoded by the coding sequence GTGATCATCCGACTCTCCCGCACCACGACTGCCGAGGTGCAGCGGCGGATGCTCGAGATCCGCGAGGAGGGCGGCGTCGTCGCCCTCGGTCGCGTGCTCACACTCGTCATCCACACGCAGATCGGCGGGGAGGAGGAGGCGATCCGCGCCGCGAACCAGGCCTCGCGCGAGCACCCGATGCGGGTCATCGTCGTCTCCCGCAACCCCGACCACGTGAACGCCGACGAGGAGCCGCGGCTCGACGCCGAGCTGCGCGTCGGCGCCGACGCCGGCGCGAGCGAGGTTGTGCTACTGCAGTGCTACGGCGAGCTCGGCTCCCACTTGCTCGGCATCGTGCAGGGCCTGCTGCTGCCGGATGCGCCGGTCGTCGCGTGGTGGCCGAGCTTCATGCCCGAGACCCCCTCGGCGTCGCAGCTCGGCCAGATCTCCCAGCGCCGCATCACCGACTCGGGCAAGCAGCCTGATCCGCACGCCGCGATCATGACGCTCGCCGGCTGCTACCAGCCCGGCGACACCGACCTCGCGTGGACTCGGCTGACGAACTGGCGCGCGCACCTCGCGGCGCTCCTCGACCAGCCGCCCTTCGAGCCGGTGCACGGGGGCGTCGTCTCCGGCGACCTCACGAACCCGAGCGTGCACCTCATGGCGGCGTGGCTGCAGCTGCGGCTGCGAGTGCCGATCGACAAGGTCGAGGCCGGCGACACGCCGACCGGCTCGAGCGGGCTCCACGCCGTCGAGCTGCACCGCTCGAGCGGCGACTCGTCGCTCACGCGCGTGCGCGACTCCGTCGGCATCCTCCGCCAGCCCGGCCAGCCCGAGCACCACGTCGCGCTCTCGACGCGCGGCCTCGAGGATCAGCTCGCCGAGGAGCTGCGGAAGCTCGCGCCCGACGACATGTACCGCCAGGTGCTCGCATCGACCCTCGAGGAGGCAGCATGA